The region TGGGAAGTGGGCGTCTTGCCATCAGCTGAGGCTTTTGCtccattgctgttgttgttgctgctgctatTGCCACCACTGTTGCCCCCATTGCCCCCTCCATTGCCTCCTGACCCACCGTTGCCTCCCAGGCTGCTAGAGGGTGCTGCCCCAGGTGACTGTGATCCAGTCACAGTCATCTTCCCCAAGCTATCTCCACTCGTTGAGCGGCTCAACACCTGCTTGCCAAGTGTGAGTGGAGGGGGTGGTTTCATGGGTACTGTGCTAGAGCCGTTGTTTCCATTACCACTTCCACTGCTGCCTCCTGAAGGTTTAGTAGCCAGTCCGGGCTTAACATTGGCCAGTGCAGAGAGTCCCACAGGTTTGGAGCCCGAGGGAGGTGGGGTTGATTTACTGCTACCTGGCTGACTGGTGCTCAACTTGGTACTGGAAGGTCCTACATTTGAGGTCTTGGTAAAAGCGGCCCATCCTGTAAGGCCTGGGGGCAAAGATGAGCTACTGCTGGAAGAGTTTCCTGATGCCACAGAtgcctgaacacaaaaaaaagacacttatttgatcagatatatagtaaaaacagtaatattgtgaaatattattacaatttataaagaacttttctatttgaaaatacattaaaatggaattaattactgtgatgcaaagctgaattttcagcagccaggcATCCCGTTCAccaatatgttatttatttatttatatatacagtataaaaaaaaaaaaaaaaaaaaaatatatatatatatatatatatatatatatatatatatatatatatatatatatatatatatatatacacacaaaaaaaaaaactgaaacactgTCTGGCCTTCTGAGATGTCAATATGGAGATAAAAGTTAGGATTCATGTGATTGTATTATTGCTATTGTCTGTTGTTTGCTTTTGCCATCTGATAGAGTGCTTGGACCCAGAAACAGTGATGTCAGACTTAACAAGCGGATTACTCAAGTGTCAAAAATCAAACCATTCTGCTGCTTaattattttagttgaaaattttctatgattaatagaaagttcaaataagcagcctttatttcaaatacaaatctttagtaacataataaatgtccttactagtgctgtcaaaagtaCTGACCACGATACCAGCcagtactgaaattttaaaaacgtcCATTTCCCGCTAACATTTGAACACTTGGCCATAGTGTTCATGCGCTCAACAGATATGAtcgtgattggctacaatgatcatcaCTTCACGCTCTTCACCGAGCGCTCACACAGTAGCTCACGGGAGCATTTGAAAGCCGTGTCTATCAGTGGATCCCTAATATATCTGCACATAGACGAGTCCACTGATAGACGCGGCTTTCAAACGCTCCTGTGTGCTTTTGTGTGAGTGTTTCCTGTATTTGAATAATCACTGACCTTTACAATGAAGCCAGCAAATGTTTCTGCTCTCTAGTTGGTAATCAGTCTatcatgcattattttaattcatggCTGTGAAACACTTAGACTTTGTTGTAATTTTTCAACTGACTCGAGTACTTTGAATTTGAGACCTCTCATTtctaaaactctccgtagatttcatcctaaaagtgaacgtaggcacaaaagctagattttgcgtacacacaaaatttttcagatttataaaaccatacgtacgccagaacctgcgcaaaaaaatcactttataaatcccagtcaggggaagattgtgcataAGTGCATCTCAACCTCATCTCCTCcccgaaataaccatatatggagcttacaacgcctggttttactatgcataacctcatctgcatatcatttccatgcatattcccatgcacgtgacaccatgtttaacacagagacattaaggaaatatgagatggggactttaatgccatttgtgccatacaaattaattattattgctaaaaattatatagtggtattttttcattgttgttgaAATGCATTCACAcaacatcaacacctccgtgcagctgcggttgtacagtaagctattatcattggtcctataccAGACAATGGACCgctcgaccactgaatccagcagtgtccaccataatatcgaagtaagtgggcatcattgatcattgttctcgctaaaatatttctcatgacgtgatctgtagtttagtttaaaggtgaattattgtgcacctatagcactcctcgctgtcattaaaacataacctaccacaggaaaattatttagcctattgttaataaaattatgtaattatgttttttgtaaaattatgtaatttcagtgtttatctccattaatgcgagtggagtatttaatgtaaatgtgtatatcgacatgaaaacagagtttaaaatcgctgtttactatattacttttctcactccaggaaaaagagtttgtatgcatggtctagaatgttcgTACGGTGCGTACATATTcatggcaagtttattttttataaatcattatgTGTTCGTGGAAAATTGCGTGcgcatgtttctatgcccattttgtgcatacgcaacgtttataaatgagacccctggtccATAATCTGTACCGGTGTGAACACACTCACCTTCACCTCCGTTCTCTTAAAGGCCTGGAATGAACCTGCTGTTTCCGGTTTGGGCTTTAGTTCAGCTTTCTTCACTAGTGGATCTTTCAACATAGGTGCTGCTGTTGCCAAAGCAGGAGCTGGTTTCTGTGGAGGTTTCTGGGTCTTTTGGGCCTGAGACATTAATAAACATCACACGGAGTGTTGCTACTATTATATGAAAGTTCTACAGTGATATGCATCTAACTTATCATAAATTTCTTACCATTCGTTTCATTTGCCTGGTGCATCGAGCACAGTACCACACTAGCCGTGGGTCATTGACATCCTTGTCAGTAACCTGAGGTTTGTGGCACTCCTGATGATACAGATTATGACATTCTTGACACTCCACTAGTTGATTGCCCGAAGTGACAGTCATTTGTCTGAGAAGAGAAAAAGCTGTATCAATTTCACACATACATGGCCTGAGATTAGTGAAGGATTCAATGGACGTCAATGACAAGACAAATACGgttcaaaatatgattttaaatcatattattcactgatattttgaattagcatttatttttatagttttggttttcttttgaattttagttttagcaattctgtaaaattttatttctatgtagctttaatctatttcagttttggttttagttaatattttctACCTAAGAACTTATTTATGGTAAGAAAATAGGTAAATGGTATTTAAACAGCAGACTTTGaatgttaaaagtgtttaaatgaaaCCAGGGTTTAAGAGTTTTAATGATACATATACGTAATAAATCCTTGTGGAATCCAAACCAGCAACCTTTTGGTTATACCAGGCCTTTCTGCCAATGTTATGCTACATCACTCACCGACAAACCACGCAAGCAAGACCCATTTCCATGGCAAAGTCATCAGCATTGGTTTCATCAATGTCCGTGAAATCCGGGATGGGAATGTCCTTGGTTTGAAAAGCAATCGGCGAGGAAAGACTGTCCTGCTTATCCACACGAGGTTTCTTTGGGGGCTCCACTCCTTCCCCAGGATCAACCCTAATCTACATATTACATGATCTTTTATTAGTGTTTTCGATTGAGCTTTTCCAGTTATAtcatatttacaattataaataatagtgCAAAATGACATTGAAAAATACCTTTTCCAAAGATCTTTTCTCGCTCTCTTTCTTAGTCTTGTCTGAGCTACTCGatttactgctgctgctgctgctggtgatggatgatgatgatgatgatgatgaagaactaGAGGAGGATTTGGAGTCTTGTTTGGTCATTTTTGGTAATGACACC is a window of Cyprinus carpio isolate SPL01 chromosome B1, ASM1834038v1, whole genome shotgun sequence DNA encoding:
- the ints12 gene encoding integrator complex subunit 12; this translates as MAGTVSLELDPIFLKGLGYLHSKSKDSAEKLKALLDESLARGSDSIYRTSLKEAEVTKVSLPKMTKQDSKSSSSSSSSSSSSSITSSSSSSKSSSSDKTKKESEKRSLEKIRVDPGEGVEPPKKPRVDKQDSLSSPIAFQTKDIPIPDFTDIDETNADDFAMEMGLACVVCRQMTVTSGNQLVECQECHNLYHQECHKPQVTDKDVNDPRLVWYCARCTRQMKRMAQKTQKPPQKPAPALATAAPMLKDPLVKKAELKPKPETAGSFQAFKRTEVKASVASGNSSSSSSSLPPGLTGWAAFTKTSNVGPSSTKLSTSQPGSSKSTPPPSGSKPVGLSALANVKPGLATKPSGGSSGSGNGNNGSSTVPMKPPPPLTLGKQVLSRSTSGDSLGKMTVTGSQSPGAAPSSSLGGNGGSGGNGGGNGGNSGGNSSSNNNSNGAKASADGKTPTSQESQLNAMKRLQMVKKKAAQKKLKK